A segment of the Lagopus muta isolate bLagMut1 chromosome 8, bLagMut1 primary, whole genome shotgun sequence genome:
CACAATTTCTACACTGTAATATGTTAGTGTCTTCATCTAAACAAATACTGGCATCTCTTGGTATGTGAAAAGCAGTTTGAACCTGTTTATACTGTTAAATCTTTCTAACTAAATGATACAAACTTCTACAGTGAAAACACtagtgaagaaagaaacaaggaatCACCTACCTGAGATAACTTCTTATGAGTGCAGGTTATTCCTCCAATTATGATCATGTTTGGCATTAGTGGTTTTGGATAATAGATAGAAAAGTCAGATCGTACAAGCCAAATAGATGCCTTGCGTAAGAGATCTAATACAGTCACATCCCGCTGAAGGAACTCGGAGGCCAGTTTTGTGTACGGTTGAAAGAGAAGATGACAAAGAATAGAATGTGGGATGTCAAAAAGAATATTCTTTACACGCTGGAGAAAGTTCATGTGGTCTGAATTGCCACTGAAAATCCTGGGGACGTAAGAAGGGGGGTTGGGACATTGAGTGGCATCAATATCTAATCCACATGGTATTTGCTgtaaaagaaacacagaagggATTGAAAGATGTTCAGCCAGAATCTGCCCACAGGGTAAAAATGGGTCTGTAAAGAGAGCATCAAACTCAGACTCCTCAAGATATCTGATGAGCTCTTTGTTGTACAGTAAATGCTCACAAGAAGACAGGTATACGGCAGACATTCTTTGAAGACGTTGACGAATTGTAGCAAGCCTTTCCAGAAAGGGTCCTTCTGCAAACGCCTCCTTAGAAAATTCCCGGAAACTGCCATCCATCTCCTCCTGTGTGAAAGGGACTGGGTacattttcataataaaattaTTCGTTGGCTTTATGTGTACACTGACTTCAGGTGCAACGACAACTATTTCATGTCCTTTCTGCTTGACTCCATCTAACACTTCCCGCATGCTGAGCCAATGACTCCCATCTACAGGCACCACCAGCAGCTTCCCACCTGCAGCCAAGCTGAGCAcggacagcagcagaagcagcgaCACTGAGACTTGTGgatgagaaggaagcagcagggccattcctgcagaaatgtggcagagctgcactgcaagaaaactccgggcagctctgaaagaaaagcatcagcTCTGCACTTTTAAGTAACCTGAGCAACTCAATAACCTGTGAACCTTGGATGTACCCGAAGAGTGGTAAATGTATAATCCTGGATTAAGTAAGAGGTCAGGCAACAAGCACTAGAAATCAGAAAAGAACATAGGTGGGTGCAAAAGAGGTGGATACAATAGATAAGCTGCAGAATATTCTACAGGATGAACAGTAGAGTGTAAAACAGAAGAAGGGAGGGAGCATGTTGTATGGAACTGTGCTCCTGATAGAATGTGCTTCTTTCTAATGCCAGTTGAAGCTTTCAGTGCAGAGTACCACTCCATTGGCAGACACAGAGGGGAAGTCATCTCTTCTCAGCCAAGTGGGAGAATGCCTTCTtgtacaggaaaagaaaacatgccaGAAGCCACTTACTGCCTCTCAATTCACCATACTTGGTAAATGAAAAGGTGAACTTGTctatacaggaaaaaaaagcggaaagtgaggaagaaatgacagaaataccATTGTTTTCACTAATGCTTGCACAGGTCACTTCCATTGGGAACTAAATATCTACGTTATAAAACATCACAGTTTTAGGAGCACGGAAGTCTATCAGAATAAGAATTAAAACCAGAGCACAACCCACCTGAGAGAGCTGCTTGTGAGCGCAGTTCACTCCTCCAACCACAATCATGTTGGGCATCAATGGTCTTGGATATTCTAGCACAAAGTCATACCTCAGAAGCCATACAGAAGCCTTACGAAAGAGATCTAGCATGGTCACATCTCGCTGAAGGAACTCAGAAGCCAGTTTTTCAAACGGTTTATAAAGAAAGTCACAAAGAAAGAGATTGGAGGTGTCAAAGATGACATTCTTCACACGCTGGAGGAAGTTCATGTGATCTGTATGGTCTGTAAATAGCCTGGGAACATAAGAAGGGGGATTGGGACACTGAGTGGCCTCAAAATCTAATCCACATGGTATTCCCCTCAGTAAATACacagaagggagggaaaggTGCTCGGCCACTATTGCTCCACAGGGCAGTGCAGGGTCTGTAAAGACAGCATCAAAGTTACTCTGCTCGAGATATCTGATGAGCTCCTTGTTGTTCAATAACTCTTCACAGGTTATGAAGCCTAAATCAAAGAGTGTTCTCAATCTTTCTCGTACTGCATGAAATCTTTCCAGGAATGATCCTACTTCAAATGCCTCCTTTAAAAATGCTTGGAAATATCCATCCATCTCTTCCTGTGTGAAAGGGACTGCATAGGTTTTCATAATAAAATTCCGTGAtggttttatttgtaaattGATTTCAGGTGAAACGACGACTATTTCATGTCCTTTCTGCTTCAGGACTTCTAACACTTCCCGCATGCTGAGCCAATGACTTCCATCTACAGGCACCACCAGCAGCTTCCCACCTGCAGCCAAGCTGAGCAcggacagcagcagaagcagcgaCACTGAGACTTGTGgatgagaaggaagcagcagggccattcctgcagaaatgtggcagagctgcactgcaagAAAACTCCGGGCAGCTCTGAAGCAACAGCAACAGCCCTGTGCTCTTTAAGCTATCTGCTCAATGCCGTAGATTTTGATCCTTCCGTAATATAATTGCTGTGGCAAATGTTTAAGCACTGGTTTGATAAAAGGCTGGATAGCCAGCACTAGAGTTCAACCAAGTCCATGGATGGGTGGCGCCACTGCTCCCACCAGCTACGCCCCATCTGTTCCTTTTAGAGGAATAGTGATGTGTGACCCTGGAAGGAGGCAGGAGTGGCTGTGTGTTGCTCTGTGCTTCTAATAGCCTCCCTCAGGGTGAAACTTTTGCATCCACAGGAGATCTGTCATGCCCACATCACCACTGCACctagcagcagctgctttctttcctttgaccGTGGCTCTCCTTCTGAACATTCATTCTAGAAGGCCTATGGGCCAGCACCTGATGTGAAAGAGCTGTTCAAGATGCTGTTTAAAATGGCAGCAGTTTGACTGCAGGACACATCACCCACACAGTGAGGTACTGTCAGTGCCTCAGAACAGCTGGCCagcctctgagtaaagaactcAAGTAATAGAGCACCTTGTCCTACTTTTGTTGGAACCTGGTAGTCCCTTTCGATAATGGGTACAAAGTCCCACTACAGACCTTCACTAGAAGAGCAAAGAATTTTTCCTctactgagagcagccctggaaGAAATTCTAGGTGAAAAACACGGTGGCAGCTCTCGTGCAATTCACCGGGATCCACCATGCCACCATTTCTCCTTCAGGCTCACAACATGGATGGCATCTGAGATATCACAAGGTCATCTCCAAGGAAAGATTGTCTGAGGTTGCCTGTAAACACAGACTCTTCTCCATAGCTTGAGCATCCTTCATCTGTGACATTCCTGTTCATTCTGGCTTTGGAAATACCTTTGTATACAGCAGGCAATTTCACGAACAAAGAAAGAAGTCGTAAGACAGCAAGGGTGCCTCTGGACAGAAGCCTGATGTGCATTTCTCTATAACCAACAGACACTACTCCCAACAGGTATCAAGTTGAAAGATTTTATCTGACTGTGAGGCAGCAGCAGTCCCTCAGACTTTCCAGTACCCTTCCATAGCTCAGTACGAGATCCTTATGAGAGCAGGCAAATCCCATGTCACTCAGCACCATAGATAATGTATTTCAAGAACATATAGCAAAAAAGTCATGTGTAACAAATCCAGTGTTCATTTCACAGTTAAACTGAATTTGACAGAAACATCGAATAATATAATcaccaatgttggaaaagaccttcaagattatCCAGCCAACCGCCCGCCTctcaccaacagttctcactaaactaTGCCCCTCTATACAACATGTAAATGCTTCTGGAACATTTCCAGTGTCAGTGACTCCATTGCCTcactgagcagcccattccagcacctgaccactctttcactGAGGATTAACCTAAGATAGCTTTTTGCTCTAATGCCAGATGAAGCTTTCAATGCAGGGCACAACTCCATTGGAATACACACAAGGGACACATCCCTATACTTTTCATACACTCTTACCTCTCCTCAGCCAAGTGGGAGAATGCCTTCTtgtacaggaaaagaaaacatgccaGAAGCCACTTACTGCCTCTCAATTCACCATACTTTGTAAATGAAAAGGTGAAGTGGTctatacaggaaaaaaaagcggaaagtgaggaagaaatgacagaaataccATTGTTTTCACTAATGCCTGCACAGGTCACTTCCATTGGGAACTAAATATCTACATTataaaaaatcacagttttagGAGCACGGAAGTCTATCAGAATGAGAATTAAAACCAGAGCACAACCCACCTGAGAGAGCTGCTTGTGAGCACAGTTCACTCCTCCAACCACAATCATGTTGGGCATCAATGGTCTTGGATAATCTAGCACAAAGTCATACCTCAGAAGCCATACAGAAGCCTTACGATAGAGATCTAGCATGGTCACATCTCGCTGAAGGAACTCAGAAGCCAGTTTTTCATATGGTTTATAAAGAAAGTCACAAAGAAAGAGATTGGAGGTGTCAAAGATGACATTCTTCACACGCTGGAGGAAGTTCATGTGATCTGTATGGTCTGAAAATAGCCTGGGGACATAAGAAGGGGGATTGGGACACTGAGTGGCCTCAAAATCTAATCCACATGGTATTCCCCTTAGCAAATACacagaagggagggaaaggTGCTCGGCCACTATCGCTCCACAGGGCAGTACAGGGTCTGTAAAGAGAGCATCAAAGTTACTCTGCTCGAGATATCTGATGAGCTCCTTGTTGTTCAGTAACTGTTCACAGGCTATGACGCCTAAATCAAAGAGTGTTCTCAATCTTTCTCGTACTGCATGAAATCTTTCCAGGAATGATCCTTCTTCAAAAGcctgctttaaaaatgcttgTAAAACTCCATTTGTCTCTTCCTCTGAGACGGGGACTTGGTACAGCTTCATTGTAAAATTGTCTGATGGCTTTACATGGAGATTGAATTCAGGTGAAACGATGACTATTTCATGTCCTTTCTGCCTGAGTTCAACTAACACTTCCCGCATGCTGAGCCAATGGCTCCCACCTACAGGCACCACCAGCAGCTTCCCACCTGCAGCCAAGCTGAGCAcggacagcagcagaagcagcgaCACTGAGACTTGTGgatgagaaggaagcagcagggccattcctgcagaaatgtggAAGCGGTGTTCTAATGAACACAGGCACCTCTGGGCTTTTAAGCTAACTGAGCTGTGTTTTATGTGATGACCTTTAGGCTTATTTGCTTTGTGGTGAACATATAATCACTGATATGGACAAACTGAAGGTTTTAAAGTTCAGCCAAACTCTCTAGCAGTCATCTGATTCATAGCTAAACTGGATAATGCCCATCCGTTTGCACTGAATGAATAGTGGGACTGCAGggaataacatttttttcagcaagtaCTGCACTAATAATGCTGTGTAACAAatcattcactgaaaaaaaactaTGTACAAGAAAATAAGGAAACCATGCTGTGGAAGTATAAGActttctctgcagagagggacctgggtgtcctggtggatgacaggttggccatgagccagcagtgtgcccttggggccaaaaaggccaatggcttccTGGGGTGCATtgaaaagagcgtggccagcaggtcgagggaggtgatcctccccctctactctgccctggtaaggcctcatctggagcactgcgtccagttctgggcttcccagtacaaaaaagacagggatctcttggaaagagtccagcagagggccaccaagatggtgaagggcctggagcatctcccctatgaagaaaggctgagtgaactgggtctgttcagccttgagaaaaggagactgagaggggacctgatccaggtctataaatatctaaggtgtggggggcagaatggcgaggccggactcttttcagtggtgagtggagacagaaaaggggaaaccgacataagctgcagcataggaagttctgcacaaatgtgcctaagaacttctttaggtgaagtgacggagcactggaacaggctgcccagggaggtggtggagtttccttctctggagatgttcaagacctgcctggatgccgacctgtgcgacctgctgtagggaacctgctttggcaggggggttg
Coding sequences within it:
- the LOC125697264 gene encoding UDP-glucuronosyltransferase 1A1-like; translated protein: MALLLPSHPQVSVSLLLLLSVLSLAAGGKLLVVPVGGSHWLSMREVLVELRQKGHEIVIVSPEFNLHVKPSDNFTMKLYQVPVSEEETNGVLQAFLKQAFEEGSFLERFHAVRERLRTLFDLGVIACEQLLNNKELIRYLEQSNFDALFTDPVLPCGAIVAEHLSLPSVYLLRGIPCGLDFEATQCPNPPSYVPRLFSDHTDHMNFLQRVKNVIFDTSNLFLCDFLYKPYEKLASEFLQRDVTMLDLYRKASVWLLRYDFVLEYPRPLMPNMIVVGGVNCAHKQLSQVGCALVLILILIDFRAPKTVMFYNVDI
- the LOC125697269 gene encoding UDP-glucuronosyltransferase 1A1-like, producing MALLLPSHPQVSVSLLLLLSVLSLAAGGKLLVVPVDGSHWLSMREVLDGVKQKGHEIVVVAPEVSVHIKPTNNFIMKMYPVPFTQEEMDGSFREFSKEAFAEGPFLERLATIRQRLQRMSAVYLSSCEHLLYNKELIRYLEESEFDALFTDPFLPCGQILAEHLSIPSVFLLQQIPCGLDIDATQCPNPPSYVPRIFSGNSDHMNFLQRVKNILFDIPHSILCHLLFQPYTKLASEFLQRDVTVLDLLRKASIWLVRSDFSIYYPKPLMPNMIIIGGITCTHKKLSQVGDSLFLSSLVFSL